The nucleotide window TGCTGCGCAGCAACGTGGTGGCCACGGCGGCATTCGAAACCGGCGCGTAGGGCCTCTATCCGCCACGGCGGTTTCCGGATCAGTCGCTCCCCATCCGCCGCTCCATGCGCGAATGGATGATCGACGCCCGCACCTGCACCCCGCGCGAGGTGCCCGTGGGCGACCAGCGCAGGGGATTGGGCAGCACCGCCGCAAGGCGGGCCGCCTCCCACGAGGAGAGCGCGGCGGCGGACTTGCCGAAGTGATGGCGCGCGGCGGCCTCGGCCCCGAACACGCCGTCGCCCCATTCCACCACGTTCAGGTACAGTTCCAGGATGCGCTTCTTGGATAGTTCGCGCTCCAGCCGCCAGGCCATGATGGCCTCCTTGGCCTTGCGCGACAGGCTCTTTTCCGGGGTGAACCACAGGTTCTTGGCAAGCTGCTGGGTGATGGTGCTGCCCCCGGCGGCAATGCGCCCTTCCTCGATGTTGCGCAGAAAGGCATCCTCCATGCCGTCGAGATCAAAGCCCTCGTGCTGCCAGAACTTGTCGTCCTCTGCGATGGTCACGGCCAGCACGAGATTGCGCGAGATGTTGCCAAGGCCCACCCAGGCCTGGCGGTAGCTGGGGCCGCGTCCCTGCCGCGCCCACTGCCCCTGCCGGTATTCCATGAACGAGGTGACGGCGGGGTTCTGTTTGCCCAGCGTGGCCACGGGCGGCCACACCGCGTAGCGGGCGATGTCGCCGCCCATCAGCAGCGCCACCAGCAGCACCAGCCGCACGGCCAGCGGCCAGCCGGAGCGCGGCGCGCGCGGGCGTGTGGGGCCTTGCGGCGTTTTTCGTGATGGCGTGGATGTCGTGGAGGACGACGGCATGCTGAGGTAGGGGGAGGCGCGCTGGTCCGTGTCCTGCGGAGATGGGCCGGGTTCCTCATGCGGATTGGTTTCCGGCCCCCAGCCGGAGCCTGATCCACCGCTTGCCGCTCCCGGCATGGCAGACGAGCCGGAGGCATCAGTCGTGCCAGCCGCGCCCGGCGAACCCGCCGCCTTGCCGCCCTTGCGCCCCAGCATGGCACCCACCACATGGGCAATGACCGCCCACAGGCCGCGCACCATGCGCCATACCGATACGGCCAGCCAGCGCAACGCGCCGAACACCCCCCGGCCAGTTGCCGTCACCCCCAGTGCCAGGCCCCGCGCCAGTCCGCGCAACACGCGCCCCATCAGCCAACCCGCGCCGTGCAGGGCGCGGCCCGTCAGGCCGAGTTCGTCACGCGGGACGGCGGGCGCGGGCAGTTGGATGTCGGGCAGTTCGACAGTGTCATGAAGTCTGCGGGGGGTATGGCGGGTGGACATGGCAGGATGCTATCCGTGCCGGTGCGGGTGCGCAAGGGAGGGGCAAGGGCATTTTGCCCCCGGTGCGCCGAAAGCCCCGGCCTGCGTGCCGCGCCCCGTGCCGCGCCCCGTGCCGCGTGCCGTGCCGCGTGCCGCGTGCCGCGTCCGTGTGCCGCACTCGTGGATGCGCCTGCCTCCCGTGACCTCACCCGGTCCTTCCGGGCTCCTTCGCGCATGTGGCCAGCCACGGAAAAGGGCGGACGCCGTGCGGCATCCGCCCCTGTGAGAACTGTCCGTTTCGTTTTCTTCCGCGTCATCCTGCCCCGCAGGTGCAGGTCGGCGCGCAGGCGTCCTGTCTCCTACAGCCCTGCCGCCACCACCATGTCGGTGATGGGGCCACGGCTCTTGCGGCCACGCAGCACCAGGTGCGCATAGCCGGGGTTGCCGCGCAGCAGGCGCACCAGCCAGTTCAGGCCGTTGTTTTCCGGGCTGTTGAAGGGGGCGTCCACCTGCTGGGTGTCGCCCATGCAGATCACCTTCACGTTGCGGCCCATGCGGGTGAGCAGGGTGCGCAGGTCCTCGCGCGAGAGGTTCTGGGTTTCGTCCAGAATCACCACGCAGTCTTCCAGGTTGCGGCCCCGCGTGTAGTTGATGGGCAGCACCTGGATCACCTTGGGGTTCAGGCGGCTGAGGCTGGTGCCGTTGGGCGTGGCCGCCAGCGCATTGGGGGCGCGGCGGTGCTCGTTGTGCAGCTTCAGCATCAGGTCCACGATGTATTCCATGTACGGGTCGGTCTTTTCGGTCAGGTCGCCGGGCAGGTAGCCCAGCTTGGGGCCGATTTCCACCAGGGGCTTCGAGATGAAGATGCGCTTGTGCCGCTTTTCCTTCAGCACCATTTCCAGCGCACAGCCAAGGGCCAGGAAGGTCTTGCCCTTGCCCGCCGTGGATTGCAGGCTGACCAGCGGAATGTCCGGGTCCAGCATCAGGCGCATGGCCAGCGCTTGGTACACGTCGCGCGGCACGATGTTCCACGGGGAGGGCGCGAACTTGACCTCCTGCGTGTCCAGCGTGCGGTCGTGGAACACGGGGTACGCCCCTTCCCAGGTGAAGCTGTTGGGCACCACGTCTGCAGGCGGCACGAAGCCGGTGTAGCGTTCCGATTCCGAGCGGAAGGGGATGGAGCAGCGGTATTCCTCGCTGCGCAGGCCGGAACTGGTGTCGGCCATGATGCGCAGCAGCCGGTCGTTGGAGACGAGCACCACGGGTTCCTCGCGCGGCACGGTGGCCAGCAGCGAGCGGGCGTCGGCGATGATGTACTGGTCGGGGGAGGATTTGACCTCCGGCGCGGACGAGGGCAGGGCCAGGGCCTGATAGTCGCCGGTGACCACCCGCAGGTGGCCCTGGGTAACGGCGGCCTCCACGGCGGACACGGCGCGGGACACCAGATGGGCCTTGGCGGGCTGGCGTTTCAGCTTGTCCAGCTCTTGCAGCACGGTCTGGGGCAGGTAGCAGGCGTTTTCGCTGTCGCTGCGCAGTTGCTCGATGCAGCCGGGGTCTTCCAGCAGCACGTTGGTGTCGATGACGTAATGCTTGCGGATTTCGCCGGTGGTGGGGCGCGTGGCGGGCTTGCGGCGGCCCGACTGGCCCGACTGGCCCGACTGGCCCGACGGGGTCGACGGGGCCGATGCGGCGGGCACGGCGGGCGTGCGGGCGGCCTTGCCGTTTGCCTTGCCTGTGGGGCGGGGTGCCGCGCGGGCGGCGTTCTTGAGGTCGGCGTGGTGCGATTGCCGATGCTCCTCGAAATCCTCCAGTGACGTGAGCTTGATCTTGCCGTTGCGTTCCGGCAGGGGCGGGGCCTCTTCCTGCATCGCAGAAGGCGCGGGGACGGATGTGGCGCCGGTGACGGGGGCTGCCCGTTCCTTGCGGCGCTTGCCGTTGCCTGCGTCCACCTTCTTCTTCGCCATGGGTGCTCCTGGGTTTGGGGCCTCGCGGCGGAATGGGCGGGGCGACGTGCGCTCCGGGTTCCGGATGTCTAGATTTTCTTTAACGCGCTTTTCGGGAATACGGAAGCGTCACCCGAAGGGGGTTGGGTGAGGATACGGTGACGGTGGTGTGACGGGCGTTGCGGCGGGATGGCATGCCGGGGACGGGCGGCGCGAAGCATGCGGATGGCGCGCTGCGCGGGCTGTGGGAAGCAGAAGGCCCGGGTGGCGTCGGGCGGACGGTATCGAGCCGGACGGTATTGAGCCGGGCGGCAGTGGCAGGCGCGGGGCGGATTCGGGCGTGCGGTGGTGTGCACCCGGCCCCGGACACGCAGCAGCCCGGCGTCGGGACAGGACCCCTGGCGTGTCGCGAGTGCGGGGAACGCGAAGGGGGACTGCCACCGGTCGGGCCAACGTGGGGCATATGCGGAACGGGCGTGGATGGCCCCCGCCCGCACCACGTCCCATGTCCTTGCTTCCCCCCTGCTTCCGGGCAATCAGTCGAAATTGCGGTAGAACACCGCGCCGTCGCCGAAGGCGGGTTCCACCGTGGCGGCGGGAAAGCGCGGAAACAGCCGCTCCGCCGCCGCGCGGGCCTCGGCGGGTTTGGCGTAGAAGCGCGGCGGCATCAGGTAGAAGCGCAACCCCCGGTCGGGCTTCCACACCGGGGTCAGCACCACCTCGCGCTTGCCGCCGCCCTTGGCGCGCAGGGCGCGGTAGGCTTCCTCCAGTGTGGCGTGGCTTTCCAGCAGCAGGGCGCATTGGCCGCGCCGTTCCATGCCCGGTTCCATGGCCAGGGCGGGCAGGGCAAGGATGGTGTCCGAGGGCAGGCGGTTGGGGTTGGTGATGGCGGGGTTGGCCTGCATCACTGCGTCCAGTACGGTGGCGGCCCGGCCATACACGGTGTCCAGCAGGCCGAGCAGGGTTTCGCCGCGCGGCAGCACCACCAGCCCCAGCCGGGCGGACGGAGCGGTCATGGCCGTGGACGCGGCGGCACCTGTGGCCGGGTACGGCGCAACGGACGTTGCCGCCAGAGGGCGGGACGCGGTGCCCGCGCGGGTTTCCGGACTGGTCAGGCCGGGTGAAACGGGTATCCCAGGTGAGCCAGATGAACCAGATGAGCCAGACGAACCGGATGAATTGATCTGGGACCCGTCCTGCCCCGTCCCCGCGCTCATTCCCGCAACGTCTCCCTGACCGGGCACCCCCAGCAGGGCCAGCAGCGGGCGGAACAGCCCCGACGCGCCGTCGTTCGCGCCACCGTCCGTGCGGACTTCGGCGGGCGCGGCATCCTGTCCGCGTCCGGATGCCCACGGCAGGCGCATATCACCGCCGGACAGCATGCGCCCCCCCGCCAGCACGGCCCCGCCCAGCACCACTGCCGCCAGCGCGGCATAGCCCG belongs to Nitratidesulfovibrio sp. and includes:
- a CDS encoding PhoH family protein encodes the protein MAKKKVDAGNGKRRKERAAPVTGATSVPAPSAMQEEAPPLPERNGKIKLTSLEDFEEHRQSHHADLKNAARAAPRPTGKANGKAARTPAVPAASAPSTPSGQSGQSGQSGRRKPATRPTTGEIRKHYVIDTNVLLEDPGCIEQLRSDSENACYLPQTVLQELDKLKRQPAKAHLVSRAVSAVEAAVTQGHLRVVTGDYQALALPSSAPEVKSSPDQYIIADARSLLATVPREEPVVLVSNDRLLRIMADTSSGLRSEEYRCSIPFRSESERYTGFVPPADVVPNSFTWEGAYPVFHDRTLDTQEVKFAPSPWNIVPRDVYQALAMRLMLDPDIPLVSLQSTAGKGKTFLALGCALEMVLKEKRHKRIFISKPLVEIGPKLGYLPGDLTEKTDPYMEYIVDLMLKLHNEHRRAPNALAATPNGTSLSRLNPKVIQVLPINYTRGRNLEDCVVILDETQNLSREDLRTLLTRMGRNVKVICMGDTQQVDAPFNSPENNGLNWLVRLLRGNPGYAHLVLRGRKSRGPITDMVVAAGL
- the mtgA gene encoding monofunctional biosynthetic peptidoglycan transglycosylase yields the protein MSTRHTPRRLHDTVELPDIQLPAPAVPRDELGLTGRALHGAGWLMGRVLRGLARGLALGVTATGRGVFGALRWLAVSVWRMVRGLWAVIAHVVGAMLGRKGGKAAGSPGAAGTTDASGSSAMPGAASGGSGSGWGPETNPHEEPGPSPQDTDQRASPYLSMPSSSTTSTPSRKTPQGPTRPRAPRSGWPLAVRLVLLVALLMGGDIARYAVWPPVATLGKQNPAVTSFMEYRQGQWARQGRGPSYRQAWVGLGNISRNLVLAVTIAEDDKFWQHEGFDLDGMEDAFLRNIEEGRIAAGGSTITQQLAKNLWFTPEKSLSRKAKEAIMAWRLERELSKKRILELYLNVVEWGDGVFGAEAAARHHFGKSAAALSSWEAARLAAVLPNPLRWSPTGTSRGVQVRASIIHSRMERRMGSD